The Silene latifolia isolate original U9 population chromosome 4, ASM4854445v1, whole genome shotgun sequence region CCTCTGCATTTGATTGAACCCTAAAAATGAACCTCATAACATCTATACGCCCCAGTTACAATTtcaatttcgatttcaaattaAAATTAATCGATTCAATCGCCATTAATGACCATCTTAAAATGTAATGATGATGGTAAGAAGAAAGAAAGGGActcagagagagagagagagagagagagagagagagagagagagagagagagagagagagagagagagagagagagagagagagagagagagagagagagagagagagagagagaagagtgtATCGATTGTCGGTGGCTGCTGCTACGGGACGGCGGTCGGTGACTATTGTTGGTGAATGGGATACAAAGAGTTCAAACGGTAGTCGACCAAATCTGCGCCTCCATTCTTGATGAAGAAATGGCGGTGAGGAAGTCTAGCCGGACCTCTGGTGGTCGCCGGTGAAGTATGCTGTGTGGGTGAGTAGGACATAGAGTGAGTTGGGTGTGAAAGTGACGGAGTATAACCGTATAAGAAGTCTGGTATGTTTGTATGTACAAGTTTGACTTTCCTTATTTACCAAGTCTCCCACTTTTAAGGTAGTTCGTACGATTCGAACCGTACTTTAATTCGCACCTgaccccgcccctatatatatactaggtagcatcccgcgcttcgcgcggcctgtttgaatatttttattattttaattgaagaaaaatattaGAATTGATATAtgatattttatatttttagttATAAATAGAAatagattaattttttttttcaaatattagttttttaggtttaatttcaaaacttttaaataaaatatatactccgtataaatgTGTTATAAGTAATAAGATTAGTTTGTCCTGCGTGATCAATGTTTTATAAATAAGTATACAATGATTATTTGAcgataataattagaaaaagaatcaTCTTGTCTCTATTTCTCATACATTTTGTCACGCAAATTTCTAATATCATTAGTTTTTGTAGTGAATATTCATATGGATGTTATGTCACAGGGCACATACACTCTCGTTACTATATTATCTATGCCCACTCGAGCTCGTGATATGTTCTATTTACTATGTACATACATAAACTTTTGTGATAAATTTTGCTATTGTTAAAAACATATATCTGACATAAAAGTTTTTTCTATATTTTTCGTTATGTCGAATTTCTTTTACTCTTTGCCATATACATCGTATATCTTTTAGTAATATTTAATATcatattaatgaaaataaaatgtattcaaataatacaacaatcaacattaagttcttaaattatatcatttcaccatatattatttttttaaaTCAATTAATAGTTGTTCAAAaggatgtgaatataattttatacttctttttttcattttttttatgtataacgtaTGATGTTTATGTATCAAATATATAGGGTCCAACATATTTATAACAAAAttgcaagtttttttttttttacacaattatatataatgatgtttaatattttacttaaataaaACCGATTGAACTTTTTCTCAAGTAtaattttttgaggtttaacatCAAAGTATTTTAAAAtacaacatataaaatatttaataaaAATGCACTCGCTATCACTCTGTACATACATGATCGTTATTACACTTTTTAAGCCCTTAtaaaatcttatactccctcctattcaagaTAAAACTCCCTatttccatttccgtctattcacaataacttccctatttccttttttggttggTGTTTGTGttgtccaaatttaattgtatggtggggtagtgtatttatgtggttcaaatttatttatatggtggggtagtgtgttttcttaatttttgtgtcaaaatgaaatgggaggtttattgtgaatagggacgataataattagaaaaagaatcaacttttattaaaatatttttttgtactaaatttagaatcaaataatCATACTTATAATACTCCCTATGTTCTTTTTTAATTGTCATTCTTACTTTTTGATACACTCAATTCTcttttcaatatctctcaaaatatataACGAAATATATTGAAATGTTACTCATATTAAAGCTCTATTCATAAAGAAATTTATGctgtaatttttataatttttcaacCAATGTATTTTTGTAGAAATTGAATTCAAAGGCTCAACTCGTAAAATGAAAACGTCAATTATTtagaacggagggagtataatttaataAAAGTCGTaacatttattaaactataattaaaactttgctgagatttatgcagtatttattatgttcatatttaataattagttgTAATTAATGAGTGTAATTAAGGTTGAAACGCCACGTGGcgcgcatccacagcgtttcaacctagttttatatatatatatatatatatatatatatatatatatatatatatatatatagagagagagagagagagagagagagagaagggttctagtaaggccctcatatcatatgagtccctaagtccttataagggcctttggatggaagggatggagggatgagattacatctcaatggatggccataaatctccctccctaatctcccttccTAATCCATGTACAACTCCTTCCTAATTTGTATAACTCCATCCTCCTTCTAATTCTCCCAACTCACTCACCCACTCATCATccatttcattcattcacttctTCAATCATTCACCCCCTCTCTCCTGATTCATTCTCTCccaacaaaaaataaaaacccaaaaaataaaaacaaaaaccaaactaaaacaacaacaaaaaaaaacccaaaataacCCCTCCTCCAAACACCACACCCGACCCGCCACAACCCCACCACACACCACAGCCGCCACAACCCGCCCACACACCACCCGCTTCCCTCCTCCCTCCACCACaccacagcaacaacaacaacaacacagccaacacaaccaccaccaccaaacccGCCTgccacaacaacaacagcaactcGCCACCACCAAACCCGCCGTCACCCCCGCACCTCCTGCCGCCAATCCTCCCTCCACCGACCTTCCTCCTCCCGCCGTCCTTCCTTCCTTCCTCATCCTTccattttttttggttttcagatctccccttttcctcttcctttctctttttttcgatTTTGTTTTTATAGTTATGGTTTTTTTTAACGTTTTCCAGATCTCTTgccattttgttttttttttttttttggtttttatttgGTATGGTTTGTTGTTGAAGCTGCCAAAGCGTCTATGGGTCTGTGTTGTATATGAGCTTGCCATCGGGCTGAGATAAGGGAAGTAATATCAAGTTTAATCTGTTCATTTTTGTGCGATTTTGATTTGGTTTGGTTCGAATAACtttgatttggtttgatttttttagttttttatttaaaattttcagatttgttttattatttatttttttgttatttggtttttttttacttAGTGGTtagttttttattattgttattcaagtttttttatttgtttgattttatgTTATTTGTATATTTTAGATATcatgttttatattttttcaaatctgtcttgctaaagttatactatttacgactaaagttatacccttaaaacattaaagttatactatttacgactaaagttataccttcgaaacattaaagttatactatttacgactaaagttatacacttaaaacattaaagttatacattttatgactaaagttatacactttttacattaaagttacactattaacatctaaagttatacattgtataaattgaagttatacaaccattcaagtttgttttgttggtttttttgtttggtttgattttggttttttttttgttatttttttttttttgttatttgttttttttttaattattggttaattttttattattgttattgaagtttttttattgtacttttttgacttattggtttttttaatatcatcttcttatgtgttgtttcaaatttgaatttatagttctaaagttatacaattttgaactaaagttatacaaatttggactaaagttatacaaaaagtgactgaagttatactcttatggaataaagttatacaattttggactaaaattacacaaatttggactgaagttatacaaataaggactaaagttatacaaataaggattaaagttatacaaaaatgaaccaaagttatacaaaaatgaaccaaagttatacaaaaatgaaccaaagttatacaaaaatggactaaagttatacaaatatggattaaagttatacaaatatggactaaagttatacaaaaaaagactaaagttatacaaaaattggactaaagttatacaaaaaattggactaaagttatacaaaaatgaaccaaagttatacaaaaataaaccaaagttatacaaaaatgaaccaaagttatacaaaaatggatgaaagttatacaaaaaattggactaaagttatacaaaaatgaaccaaagttatacaaaaatgaaccaaagttatacaaaaatagaccaaagttatacaaaaaatggactaaagttatacaaaaaatggactaaagttatacaaaaaattggactaaagttatacaaaaatgaaccaaagttatacaaaaatgaaccaaagttatacaaaaatggactaaagttagtccatatttgtataactttaatccatatttgtataactttagtccatttttgtataactttggttcatttttgtataactttggttcatttttgtataactttagtccaattttttgtataactttagtccaatttttgtataactttagtctttttttgtataactttggtctatttttgtataactttggttcatgtttgtataactttagtccatttttgtataactttggttcatttttgtataactttggtccatttttgtataactttagtccttatttgtataactttggcccatatttgtataactttaatccatatttgtataactttaatccatttttgtataactttggttcatttttgtataactttggttcatttttgtataactttggttcatttttgtataactttagtccaatttttgtataactttagtccaatttttgtataactttcgtctttttttgtataactttggttcatttttgtataactttagtccatttttgtcttagatgaaaaaaaagtatctcacaaaaaaaacgagatttaaaacacgaaatcttaaaaaaaaaacgtataacaagaagagatttaagaaaatgaataaaaaatgagaactaacaaaataaaagacaactaaaataaaataaaagacaaaaaaaataatgaatggaaaaaacaactcaaaacatacaaattaacacaaaacgaaaaaaaaaaaaaaaaaagaaaaaaaaaacgagttggaaaaaaaaaaaaaaaagtcagcggcggtggggtggcggcggcgggggtggtgggtggttagtttgtgtcgggtggggtggtggtgggtggtggtgaatgaagatgagaggagtgggtgatttatttgggttttttgatttatttggattttttgggtttttttatttatttggattttttgggttttttttttttgaggttttgagagaagagaagaatgaaatgtgtgagatgagagagaaatgggtgggtaaaaaacaaatatatagtaaattagtggttaattagggtggattagtaaagtgtgttaattagcttctataatgactttgggtgggttcatctcatccctccatctccctccatccaatggctcataatagaacttatggactcaaatatataagtggccttagttgatccttcctctatatatatatatatatatatatatatatatatatatatatatatatatatatatatatataatatatatatatatagggtcggggtcaggtacgaactaaagttcggtgcgaaccgtacgaactgacCCCCCTATATAACAGACGAAATTCTCAGTTCTTCGTTCCTCTTTCAAACTCCATTAATGCGATAACAAATTCTCATCTTGATTTCTTCGTTTCTCTTTCCGACACCATTGCTGCGCATCAATCAAACTCCATTATTGCACCTCGGAATACAAATTCAAGgtaagttttaattaaaattttgaaacaaATCAAATTTAAAAACTTAGGGTTTGCTTAAAAATTTAACTTGATTAGTTTTTTGGTTTAAGATGGTATTTTGTGGTTTTGATTCTAGATTTGTTGGTTcattagttgattaaaattattgtgaTCGAAAAATTAGAGTTTCTTTGATGATAAAACCATCTAATTTGGGTAATAATCTAACAAGAACGAATTTTTATTTCAGATGGTAATAATTGAAGAAGAAGATTCGGTAATGGCAGAAGTCATAGGTAACTCATTTGTTGCATGTTCTTTGTATCCAGCAAGTTAAAGATGTGTATGTATGTAGATGTATGAATGTGTCTTCAAATCTTGTTGTTTACATATAATTTGAAGAAGGGAATTATCGTGATacattattttattattgctgCTAATTGTGACCCAAAATAAGTTGCTTTCATTGGCTGTGTGTATCTAGGTAGTTGAGGATGTGTTTCTGTCAATATTAAAAAAATGTATGATTGTAAATTTGCAGGGAGTATTACTTTGATCGACTTAGATATTAAGGCCCTGTTTAGATTTAGAGATTCTGTTTGGATAAACTGTCGTAGTTGATTTCAGGTACCTGGGTTTCTGTTTGTAAGCAACGACTATCAATTATGGTCTAAAATGTGTATACAGCCACCTGAAGGTGTGTTTGTAGAAGGACTTAAAACTGTATCTAGCTACCCTTAGATAGCATAGAGGGAATGGGATGAAAATAGTGCAATAAACAAAAGGTAGCAAAGTGTATATAGCTTCACAAATGAGTGTATATAACTACGTAGACGATTGTATGTAACTTGACAAATTAAAATTACGTGTTCCACTACCTAGGATTTTGGGATTATGTTTGATTCTAGAATTCAGttcttttctttgattttctGTGCAGACATTGTAGAAGTTACTAATGTGCAAGCGTCTTCAAGTAATTCAAAAGAAAATCAATTGCTTGTCACTAATGTACCAGGTATTAAATTGTAGCTTCTAATTAAGTAATGTATTGTCTAAGAAGCTTGTGTAGGTGgtaacagataaaattaaaatcatttccttttgtttttttttttttgatgttgtAGCCACCCCAGAAGTTGATTTCGATAATCAAATAGTGGGATTGCCAAGATGCTCAGCAGAATTAAAACTAGCATTGTGGATGAAATTTGCAACTTTGGAAGAAGGCATACATTTTTATGAGGAATATGCCAAGGTTTGTGGGTTCCTTACTAGATTAGACTCAACAAAATTAGTTGACGGGATAGTTACACACAAGTGGTGCGTGTGTAATAAACAAGGCAAAAGTAATCACAAGGGTACAAAAAGAAAGAGGACCCTTACGCGAATTGGTTGTCAGGCTAAGGTTAGTTTTAGAAGAATTCAAACGGGTGAATACGAGATTTATGATTTTGTTGAGGTTCACTCACATGCTATGAATACGCCAACAACTATGATACATTTGAAACCATGTAGGGATTTAAACTTGgttcacaaaaaaatgataatGGATAATGCTCATGTAAACCATGGTCCTGTGCAAACATTTAGGATGTTCAAACAGTATGTGAAGGGATACAAAAATGTGGGTGCTTCTTTACaagatttcaaaaaaatttcaagggATGTAAAGAAATACATCAAAGAATATGATGCCCAGATGTTAATAGAGAACTTCATGCAGAAAAAGGCTATGTCTCCATCTTTCTATTTTGACTTTGATGTGGACGATCAAAGCAGAATAACTAAGCTTTTAAAGGCGAGATCcaatatcaattaaaaattaTGCCCTTTTTGGTGATCTTTGTTTTGTTGATGCCACTTATAActtcaaccaatataaaatggtgTTTGTCCCTTTCACGGGTGTTGATAACCATAAGGGTTGCATTACTTTTGCAGCGGGTTTGATACGAAACGAAAATGCAGAATCATTTTCGTGGTTGTTTCAAAATTTTGTAACGGCTATGGGTGATCGCTATCCTATTACTATAATAACTGATCAATGTAGAGGCATCAAAAAAGCTGTTAAGGGTGTGTTTGGTGACAAAACACGCCACCGATTgtgtatgtggcatataatgaagaaGTTGCCTGACAAGGTTGGTCCATCGATTTCCCAAGACACAacttttttgaaggaaattaactCAGTTGTTTGGGATGTAGAAATCACTCCAGAAGATTTTGAATCGAAATGGAATTCGATAATTTCCTCATATGAGCTTTGTGATAACAAGTGGTTGAAGAAAATGTTTAAGCACCGTGCTCTTTGGATTCATGCTTCAATTAGCGACACATATTTGGGTGGGATTTTGCGCACAACATCAAGATCAGAGTCTGAAAATAGCTTCTTTGGAAACTTCACCAACCCACATGTCACACTTgtcgagttttggatgcgtttccaAACAGCAATGGATGCTCAGAGATGGAAATATTCTAAGGTAATGGCTGATGATAAGAATtg contains the following coding sequences:
- the LOC141651561 gene encoding protein FAR-RED IMPAIRED RESPONSE 1-like; this encodes MVIIEEEDSVMAEVIDIVEVTNVQASSSNSKENQLLVTNVPATPEVDFDNQIVGLPRCSAELKLALWMKFATLEEGIHFYEEYAKVCGFLTRLDSTKLVDGIVTHKWCVCNKQGKSNHKGTKRKRTLTRIGCQAKVSFRRIQTGEYEIYDFVEVHSHAMNTPTTMIHLKPCRDLNLVHKKMIMDNAHVNHGPVQTFRMFKQYVKGYKNVGASLQDFKKISRDVKKYIKEYDAQMLIENFMQKKAMSPSFYFDFDVDDQSRITKLLKARSNIN